The Amycolatopsis camponoti genome segment GTCTTCACGCTGATCTGGGTCGCGGAAGCGGACCGGCCCGCGCTGGCCGCGTTGACCGCGACGGCCGGGTTCGCGGCGGGCGCGCTGCCGGTGTTGCTGCTGTTCTAACCCCCGTGCGCGGGTCACCCACGCGGACTAGCGACAATGGGGCACGGCAGATTGTCGTCGTCGGAGGAGGCTTCACGTGCGGGACCTGGTCGAGATCGGGATGGGCCGCACCGCGCGGCGGGCTTATGACCTCGACGACGTCGAGATCGTGCCGTCGCGGCGGACCCGGTCGTCTTCGGTGGTGTCCACCTCCTGGCAGATCGACGCCTACCGCTTCGACCTGCCGCTCGTCACGCACCCGACGGATGCGATCGTCTCGCCCGGGACCGCGGTCGCCGTCGGCGAGCTGGGCGGCCTGGGCGTGCTCAACGCCGAGGGTCTGTGGGCGCGGCACGCGAACGTCGAGGACGCCATCTTCCAGCTGGTCCGCGCGGCCGAGGACCTCGAGGACCCGACCGCGGTCGGGCGCGTGCTGCAGGAGCTGCACGCCGCGCCGATCCGGCTCGACCTGCTGACCGAGGCGATCAAGACCGTCCGCGAATCCGGCGTCACGGTCGCCGCGCGCGTCAGCCCGCAGCACGCCGCCGAGCTGACCCCGGACCTGATCGCGGCCGGCGTCGAGATCCTGGTCGTGCAGGGCACGATCATCTCGGCCGAGCACGTGCAGCGCGACGCCGAGCCGCTGAACCTCAAGGACTTCATCGGCCGCCTCGACGTGCCGGTGATCGCCGGCGGCGTCAGCGACTACCGCACGGCGATGCACCTGATGCGCACCGGCGCGGCCGGCGTCATCGTCGGCCACGGCTACACGCCGGGCGTGACGAGCACCGACCGCGTCCTCGGCATCGGCGTCCCGATGGCCACGGCGATCATCGACGCCGCGGCCGCCCGCCGCGACTACCTCGACGAGACCGGCGGCCGCTACGTGCACGTCCTGGCGGACGGCGGCATGACGGTCTCCGGCGACATCGCGAAGGCGATCGCGTGCGGAGCGGACGCCGTCATGCTCGGCTCACCGCTGGCCGCGGCGTCGGACGCACCGGGTCAGGGCCTGTACTGGACGGCGGCGGCCGCGCACCCGTCACTGCCGCGCTCGCGCGTGGCGGCCGGGCCGGACTACGCCGTCGACCTGAAGACCCTGCTGTTCGGGCCGTCGTCCGACGCGGAAGGCGTGGTGAACCTGTTCGGAGCGCTGCGTCGTGCGATGGCGAAGACGGGCTATTCGGACCTCAAGGAGTTCCAGCGGGTGGGGCTCACCGTCCGCCGGTGAGGCTTGAACCTTGCTGGTGTTGCCGGGCCCGAACGGTGTTCCGGTGGCGGGTTCGTACGGTGCGCCGGCTGGTTCGAGGGTCGGGTTCGGCTCCGACGAGGCGACGCTCCGCGAACTGGCCAAGGACCGGGACGACCTGGCCGACGAGTTCAAGGAAGACCGCAAGAACGCAAACAGGATCGCTCACGCCCAGGGCTGGGCCGGGAGTACGCGAGCCAGGGCTCGCGAAGGGGACGACCTATCCCTTTTTCGAGCCGCTGGAGCCCGTTGACGGGTATCCGCTGGTCGCTTACGACGGCGTCGGTGATCAGCGGGCCAGGGGCGAATGCACCGTCGCCGTGGGGACCAGTGATACGCAAACCGTCGACATCAGCGTTGATCAGTCCGAGAAGAACATCGGCAAGAACGACCCCTGCGAAGCTGCGCGCCAGGTCACGGCGATGGTGCTGGGCAATGCGAAGGCCGGGAGCTGACGAGGTCAGCTCCCGGCAGAGCACACTATTGCCTGGTGAGGTGCGCGAGGAACGCAGCGAAGGCGTTGTCGGAGTAGACGAGGATCGGGCGGGGCACCGACTGCTTGGTGTCCCGCACGCCGACCACGCCCGGACCGGCGCCGATCTCGACGCACGCGTTCTCCTCGAAGTGGCTGTGGCTCGACTTGCGCCAACCGGTGAGCTGCTGGGGGCCCATGTCGGTCCCTCCCGGAAATCGTGTCCCGCCGACGGGTCTCGCCTACGTGGACATCGAGCACTTTGATAATTACCCACAAAGGTCTCGATGGATGCGCCAAAACGGGTGACTCGCCAGTAACTTACCTCTGGTCAGGACGGGAACCCCGGGTTACGCTCAAGGTGTGACTGCCAGTAACACCACCACCAGTGCGGGTGCCCTCGACTACGACGTCGTCGTCGTGGGGTCGGGGTTCGGCGGCAGCGTCGCGGCGCTGCGGCTCACCGAGAAGGGCTACCGGGTAGCGGTCGTCGAAGCCGGGCGCAGGTTCGCCGACGACGAGTTCGCGAAGACGTCGTGGGACCTCCGGCGCTACCTGTGGGCGCCGCAGGTCGGCTGCTACGGGATCCAGCGCATCCACATGCTCAACGACGTCATGGTGCTGGCCGGCGCGGGCGTCGGCGGTGGCTCGCTCGTCTACGCGAACACGCTCTACCGGCCGCTCAAGCCGTTCTACGCGGACAAGCAGTGGTCGCACATCACCGACTGGGAGTCCGAGCTCGCGCCGCACTACGACCAGGCGAGTCGCATGCTCGGCGTCGTCACGAACCCGACTATCACCCCGTCCGACGTCGTGATGCGCGACGTCGCGAAGGACATGGGCGTCGCCGATTCGTTCCACCCGACCCCCGTCGGCGTCTACTTCGGCAAGCCCGGCGCGCGTGCCCAGGACCCGTACTTCGGGGGTGCCGGGCCCGAGCGCACCGGCTGCACCGAATGCGGGGCCTGCATGACCGGCTGCCGCGTCGGCGCGAAGAACACGCTGGTCAAGAACTACCTCTACCTCGCGGAGAAGGACGGCGCGAAGG includes the following:
- a CDS encoding GuaB3 family IMP dehydrogenase-related protein — encoded protein: MRDLVEIGMGRTARRAYDLDDVEIVPSRRTRSSSVVSTSWQIDAYRFDLPLVTHPTDAIVSPGTAVAVGELGGLGVLNAEGLWARHANVEDAIFQLVRAAEDLEDPTAVGRVLQELHAAPIRLDLLTEAIKTVRESGVTVAARVSPQHAAELTPDLIAAGVEILVVQGTIISAEHVQRDAEPLNLKDFIGRLDVPVIAGGVSDYRTAMHLMRTGAAGVIVGHGYTPGVTSTDRVLGIGVPMATAIIDAAAARRDYLDETGGRYVHVLADGGMTVSGDIAKAIACGADAVMLGSPLAAASDAPGQGLYWTAAAAHPSLPRSRVAAGPDYAVDLKTLLFGPSSDAEGVVNLFGALRRAMAKTGYSDLKEFQRVGLTVRR
- a CDS encoding DUF3558 family protein encodes the protein MRRLVRGSGSAPTRRRSANWPRTGTTWPTSSRKTARTQTGSLTPRAGPGVREPGLAKGTTYPFFEPLEPVDGYPLVAYDGVGDQRARGECTVAVGTSDTQTVDISVDQSEKNIGKNDPCEAARQVTAMVLGNAKAGS
- a CDS encoding DUF397 domain-containing protein encodes the protein MGPQQLTGWRKSSHSHFEENACVEIGAGPGVVGVRDTKQSVPRPILVYSDNAFAAFLAHLTRQ